In uncultured Bacteroides sp., the following proteins share a genomic window:
- a CDS encoding zinc metallopeptidase, with product MPTYWILFIGIALVSFIVQQSLQSKFKKYSKIPLSNGMTGRDVAMQMLHDNGIYDVQVTSTQGQLTDHYNPANKTVNLSESVYSTNSVAAAAVAAHECGHAVQHARAYAPLTLRSKLVPVVNVASQWMQWLLLGGIIMIHSFPQLLFAGIILFALTTVFSFVTLPVEINASKRALVWLSSAGITNSYNHAQAEDALRSAAYTYVVAALGSLATLVYYIMIFMGRRN from the coding sequence ATGCCTACTTATTGGATTCTATTTATCGGTATAGCCCTGGTTAGCTTTATAGTGCAACAGTCGTTACAAAGCAAATTTAAGAAATATTCAAAAATTCCTCTATCAAATGGAATGACAGGCCGTGATGTTGCAATGCAAATGCTTCATGACAACGGTATTTATGATGTGCAGGTAACCAGTACGCAAGGACAGCTCACTGATCATTACAATCCTGCCAATAAGACAGTCAATTTGAGTGAGAGTGTATATTCAACTAATAGTGTGGCAGCTGCAGCTGTTGCAGCACACGAATGCGGTCATGCTGTTCAGCATGCGCGTGCTTATGCTCCTCTTACTTTACGTTCAAAGTTAGTGCCTGTTGTAAATGTAGCATCTCAATGGATGCAATGGCTGTTGCTTGGCGGAATTATAATGATACATTCTTTCCCACAGCTGTTATTTGCCGGAATTATTCTGTTTGCCTTGACCACTGTGTTTAGTTTTGTAACACTGCCGGTTGAAATCAATGCCAGCAAACGTGCACTTGTTTGGTTAAGTAGTGCAGGCATTACAAATTCATACAATCATGCTCAGGCAGAAGATGCACTTCGCTCGGCTGCTTATACTTATGTGGTTGCTGCTTTAGGCTCTTTGGCTACATTGGTTTACTACATCATGATCTTTATGGGAAGAAGAAACTAA
- a CDS encoding glycosyltransferase family 2 protein: MSKVAVVILNWNGSEMLRTFLPSVISYSAISGVDVYVADNASTDNSVSVLTKEFPSVKQIILDQNYGFADGYNKALAQVEAEYFVLLNSDVEVTEHWLEPMITYLDTHPEVAACQPKILSWRNKDSFEYAGACGGYLDRYGYPFCRGRIMDVVEKDNGQYDDILPVFWATGASLFIRSSDYWDAGGLDGRFFAHMEEIDLCWRLRSQDRGIVCIPQSVVYHVGGATLKKENPHKTFLNFRNNLLMLYKNLPQNELRHVMFVRGVLDYVAALSFLLKGGTANMTAVLQARKEYYALKQEFRASRENNMKKISLQVIPEQIKKSILVLYFLRGVKCFSQLNKFYQK, encoded by the coding sequence ATGAGCAAAGTTGCAGTTGTTATATTGAATTGGAACGGAAGCGAGATGCTTCGTACATTTCTTCCTTCCGTTATTAGTTATTCTGCAATCAGCGGAGTAGATGTTTATGTGGCAGACAATGCATCGACTGACAATTCGGTCTCGGTTCTTACTAAAGAGTTTCCTTCTGTAAAACAGATCATCCTCGATCAGAACTATGGTTTTGCCGATGGTTACAATAAAGCCCTGGCTCAGGTTGAAGCCGAATATTTTGTTCTTCTCAATTCCGATGTAGAGGTCACGGAACATTGGCTGGAACCAATGATTACTTATCTGGATACTCATCCGGAAGTAGCCGCTTGTCAGCCAAAGATTTTAAGTTGGCGGAATAAAGATTCTTTTGAATATGCCGGAGCCTGTGGAGGATATCTTGACAGATATGGTTATCCTTTCTGCAGAGGACGCATCATGGATGTAGTAGAGAAAGACAACGGACAGTACGATGATATTCTTCCTGTATTTTGGGCTACCGGTGCCTCGCTTTTCATCAGGTCTTCCGATTATTGGGATGCTGGTGGATTAGATGGACGTTTTTTTGCTCACATGGAAGAAATAGATCTTTGCTGGCGTTTGAGAAGCCAGGATAGAGGAATTGTTTGTATTCCTCAGAGCGTGGTTTATCATGTAGGAGGAGCCACTTTGAAAAAAGAAAATCCCCACAAAACCTTTCTTAATTTCAGGAACAACCTATTGATGCTTTATAAGAACCTGCCTCAAAATGAACTAAGACATGTGATGTTTGTCCGGGGTGTTTTGGACTATGTAGCAGCTCTTAGCTTTTTATTGAAAGGAGGAACTGCAAATATGACAGCAGTGTTGCAAGCCAGAAAAGAATATTACGCTTTGAAACAGGAATTTAGGGCATCCCGTGAAAATAATATGAAGAAAATTTCTCTTCAAGTGATTCCGGAACAAATAAAAAAGAGTATTTTAGTGCTGTATTTCCTGAGAGGAGTAAAATGTTTCTCTCAACTAAATAAATTCTACCAAAAATAA
- the hisS gene encoding histidine--tRNA ligase: MMAKPGIPKGTRDFSPIEMAKRNYIFNTIREVFHLFGFEQIETPSMENLSTLMGKYGDEGDKLLFKIQNSGDYFSGLTDEELLSRNAAKLASKFCEKGLRYDLTVPFARYVVMHRDELSFPFKRYQIQPVWRADRPQKGRYREFYQCDADVVGSNSLLNEVELMQMVDSVFTRLGVRVSIKINNRKILSGIAEIIGEAEKIVDITVAIDKLDKIGLENVNAELASKGIPEEAIAKLQPIILLSGTNAEKLNTLKTVLADSEIGMKGVEESEFILSKLTLMDIKSEVELDLTLARGLNYYTGAIFEVKALDVQIGSITGGGRYDNLTGVFGMAGVSGVGISFGADRIFDVLNQLELYPKEAVNGTQLMFVNFGENEAVYCLPLLTKAREAGIRAELYPDAAKMKKQMGYANDKKIPFVAIVGENEMNEGKVVLKNMESGEQQLVDIVQLIAAVTK, translated from the coding sequence ATTATGGCAAAACCAGGTATACCCAAAGGAACGCGTGACTTCTCGCCTATTGAAATGGCTAAGCGTAACTATATATTCAATACAATTCGTGAAGTTTTTCATCTTTTCGGATTCGAACAGATTGAGACTCCTTCAATGGAGAATCTTTCCACTTTGATGGGAAAGTATGGAGATGAAGGTGATAAACTTTTATTTAAGATACAAAATTCAGGTGATTATTTCTCTGGATTAACGGATGAAGAGCTTCTGTCTCGCAATGCAGCCAAATTGGCAAGTAAGTTTTGCGAGAAAGGTTTGCGTTATGACCTGACTGTACCTTTTGCCCGTTACGTGGTTATGCACCGTGATGAATTAAGTTTCCCATTCAAGCGTTATCAGATTCAGCCAGTATGGCGTGCCGACCGTCCTCAGAAAGGTCGTTACCGCGAGTTTTACCAGTGCGATGCCGACGTAGTGGGAAGTAACTCATTACTCAATGAAGTAGAACTGATGCAGATGGTTGATTCTGTTTTCACTCGTCTGGGAGTAAGAGTTTCCATTAAAATTAATAACCGTAAGATATTAAGCGGAATAGCAGAGATTATTGGCGAGGCAGAAAAAATCGTTGATATTACTGTTGCTATAGATAAGCTAGACAAAATTGGTCTTGAAAATGTAAACGCAGAGCTTGCTTCAAAAGGTATTCCTGAAGAAGCCATTGCGAAACTGCAACCTATTATATTGCTAAGTGGCACAAACGCAGAAAAACTAAATACACTGAAGACTGTTCTGGCCGATAGTGAAATTGGTATGAAGGGTGTGGAAGAAAGTGAGTTTATCCTTTCTAAACTCACTTTGATGGACATTAAATCTGAAGTAGAACTCGATTTAACGCTTGCTCGCGGATTAAACTACTATACCGGAGCTATTTTTGAAGTAAAAGCGCTCGATGTACAAATAGGAAGTATCACCGGAGGCGGTAGATATGACAATCTGACAGGGGTGTTCGGCATGGCCGGAGTTTCTGGTGTTGGAATCTCTTTCGGTGCAGATCGTATTTTCGATGTTCTTAATCAGCTGGAGCTTTATCCGAAAGAAGCAGTGAACGGAACTCAGCTTATGTTTGTGAATTTTGGTGAGAACGAAGCTGTTTATTGCTTGCCATTGTTGACAAAAGCTCGTGAAGCAGGAATCAGAGCAGAACTATATCCTGATGCTGCTAAGATGAAGAAGCAAATGGGATATGCCAATGATAAGAAGATTCCTTTTGTTGCCATTGTTGGTGAGAATGAGATGAACGAAGGCAAAGTAGTACTTAAAAATATGGAAAGCGGCGAGCAACAACTAGTGGATATTGTTCAGCTAATTGCTGCTGTTACTAAATAA
- a CDS encoding methylglyoxal synthase, which translates to MEKLVRKIGLVAHDGMKKDLIEWVIWNSELLMGHKFYCTGTTGTLIREALKEKHPEIEWDITILKSGPLGGDQQMGSRIVDGEIDYLFFFTDPMTLQPHDTDVKALTRLAGVENIVFCCNRSTADHIISSPLFVDPEYQRTRPDYSTYAKRFENKTLVTEAVENVEKRKISKGH; encoded by the coding sequence ATGGAAAAACTAGTTAGAAAAATAGGTCTGGTAGCTCATGATGGTATGAAAAAGGATCTAATAGAATGGGTAATCTGGAATTCAGAACTGTTGATGGGTCATAAGTTTTATTGTACAGGAACTACTGGTACATTGATCCGTGAAGCTTTGAAAGAAAAGCACCCTGAAATAGAATGGGATATCACAATATTAAAATCAGGTCCGCTAGGTGGTGACCAACAAATGGGGTCTCGCATTGTAGATGGAGAAATTGACTATCTGTTTTTCTTCACTGACCCTATGACTTTACAACCTCATGATACAGACGTAAAGGCGCTGACTCGTTTGGCTGGAGTTGAAAATATTGTGTTCTGCTGCAACCGTTCTACTGCCGATCATATTATTTCCAGTCCGCTGTTCGTTGATCCTGAATATCAACGCACTCGTCCTGATTATTCTACTTATGCAAAACGTTTCGAGAACAAAACTCTGGTAACAGAAGCTGTTGAAAACGTAGAAAAGAGAAAAATAAGCAAAGGTCATTAA
- the mtaB gene encoding tRNA (N(6)-L-threonylcarbamoyladenosine(37)-C(2))-methylthiotransferase MtaB has product MIDTTIFQNKTAVYYTLGCKLNFSETSTIGKTLREAGVRTARKGEKADICVVNTCSVTEMADKKCRQAIHRLVKQHPGAFVVVTGCYAQLKPENVAKIEGVDVVLGAEQKKDLLQYLGDLNKHDKGEAIASATKDICSFAPSCSRGDRTRYFLKVQDGCDYFCSYCTIPFARGRSRNGTITSMVEQAENAASEGGHEIVLTGVNIGDFGRSTDENFFDLVKALDNVQGIERYRISSIEPNLLTDEIIKYVSQSRSFMPHFHIPLQSGSDDVLKLMRRRYDTSLFAEKVRKIKEIMPDAFIGVDVIVGTRGETDEYFEQAYEFLKGLDVSQLHVFSYSERPGTQALKIEHVVSPEVKHQRSQLLLALSDEKTKAFYAKRIGETKTVLLEKPKAGAPMHGFTDNYIRVEVENAPKLDNHLVKVLLGDFNEDGTALKGTIIE; this is encoded by the coding sequence GAACTTTTCAGAGACCTCTACTATAGGCAAAACCCTTCGGGAAGCGGGTGTCCGTACTGCTAGAAAAGGAGAAAAAGCGGATATTTGTGTAGTTAATACTTGCTCGGTAACAGAGATGGCCGATAAGAAATGCCGCCAGGCTATTCACCGTTTGGTGAAGCAACATCCGGGCGCTTTTGTTGTTGTAACAGGTTGCTATGCCCAGCTTAAACCGGAAAATGTGGCTAAGATTGAAGGAGTGGATGTTGTATTAGGTGCAGAACAGAAGAAAGATTTGCTTCAATATTTAGGTGATCTTAATAAACACGATAAGGGAGAAGCCATAGCTTCTGCCACAAAAGATATTTGTTCATTTGCTCCGTCTTGTTCAAGAGGAGACCGTACCCGTTATTTCCTGAAAGTACAGGATGGTTGTGATTATTTCTGTTCCTATTGTACCATTCCTTTTGCCCGCGGTCGTAGTCGTAACGGAACTATTACTTCAATGGTTGAGCAGGCTGAAAATGCAGCTTCCGAAGGAGGACATGAGATTGTTCTTACAGGAGTAAATATCGGCGATTTCGGAAGAAGTACCGATGAGAATTTCTTTGATCTTGTAAAGGCATTGGATAATGTGCAGGGAATTGAACGTTACCGTATCTCCTCAATAGAACCGAACTTGCTGACAGATGAAATTATTAAATATGTTTCTCAGTCACGCAGCTTTATGCCTCATTTTCATATTCCGCTTCAGTCGGGTAGTGATGATGTGTTGAAACTGATGCGCCGTCGTTACGACACTTCACTCTTTGCCGAGAAGGTGAGAAAGATAAAAGAAATTATGCCCGATGCATTTATTGGTGTAGATGTAATTGTTGGTACGCGTGGTGAAACAGATGAGTACTTTGAACAAGCTTATGAATTCTTAAAAGGATTAGATGTTTCTCAGCTGCATGTATTTAGTTATTCAGAACGTCCGGGCACACAGGCGTTGAAAATAGAGCATGTGGTGTCACCCGAAGTGAAACATCAGAGAAGTCAACTATTATTGGCTCTTTCTGATGAAAAGACCAAAGCATTCTATGCAAAGCGAATTGGTGAAACAAAAACTGTTCTTCTTGAAAAACCTAAGGCCGGTGCTCCAATGCACGGGTTTACAGATAATTATATCCGTGTAGAGGTAGAAAATGCACCTAAACTAGATAACCATCTGGTAAAAGTTCTTTTGGGCGATTTTAATGAAGATGGAACTGCTTTAAAAGGAACTATAATTGAATAA
- a CDS encoding co-chaperone GroES, producing the protein MNIKPLADRVLILPAPAEEKTIGGIIIPDTAKEKPLKGEVVAVGHGTKDEEMVLKVGDTVLYGKYAGTELEVEGGKYLIMRQSDVLATL; encoded by the coding sequence ATGAACATTAAACCATTAGCAGACAGAGTGCTTATTCTTCCTGCTCCTGCAGAAGAAAAAACAATCGGTGGTATTATTATTCCTGATACAGCAAAAGAAAAACCTTTGAAAGGTGAAGTTGTGGCAGTAGGTCACGGTACAAAAGATGAAGAAATGGTATTAAAAGTTGGAGACACAGTACTTTATGGCAAATATGCCGGAACAGAACTTGAGGTCGAAGGTGGTAAATACCTTATCATGCGTCAAAGTGATGTTCTTGCAACTCTCTAA
- a CDS encoding lysophospholipid acyltransferase family protein, whose amino-acid sequence MSKVVYIFAYIGIWLLAIIPLEILYKISDCLYLLVYKIVGYRKSVVRENLKNSFPEKTKEELETIEHKFYHYICDYMLESMKMLLLSKKELFRRLKFHNTDLYLEMLEKHGGIIIMMPHYANFEWTVSVGSFMKEGDIPMQVYKPISNKYIDELFKHIRSRFGGYNVPKHDAIREVIKARRAGKKLVLGLIADQSPNPSGLHFWTTFLNQQTSFMDGGERIAKMMDFPVFYCEIKKEKRGYCEATFELMVEFPKETAHGEITEMFARRVEQTILREPAYWFWSHKRWKHKPQNKE is encoded by the coding sequence ATGTCGAAAGTAGTCTACATATTTGCTTATATAGGTATATGGCTTCTGGCTATAATACCTCTTGAAATACTCTATAAGATATCTGATTGCCTTTATCTTCTTGTTTACAAAATTGTTGGTTATAGAAAGAGTGTTGTAAGAGAGAATCTTAAAAACTCTTTCCCGGAAAAAACAAAAGAAGAATTAGAAACCATTGAACATAAGTTCTATCACTATATTTGTGATTATATGTTGGAGAGTATGAAGATGCTGCTCCTTTCTAAAAAAGAATTGTTTCGGCGTTTAAAATTTCATAATACAGATCTTTATCTTGAAATGCTTGAAAAGCATGGAGGGATAATAATTATGATGCCTCACTACGCCAACTTTGAGTGGACCGTTAGTGTGGGCTCTTTTATGAAAGAGGGAGATATACCTATGCAAGTATATAAACCCATTAGTAATAAATATATTGATGAATTGTTTAAGCATATTCGTTCTCGTTTTGGGGGGTATAATGTCCCTAAACACGATGCAATTCGCGAGGTAATAAAGGCTAGGCGTGCAGGGAAAAAGCTTGTGCTGGGTTTAATTGCCGACCAGTCTCCTAATCCAAGTGGACTGCATTTTTGGACAACCTTTCTAAATCAGCAAACTTCTTTTATGGATGGAGGAGAGCGCATTGCTAAAATGATGGATTTTCCCGTATTTTATTGTGAGATAAAGAAAGAAAAACGAGGCTATTGTGAAGCTACATTTGAGCTAATGGTGGAGTTTCCTAAGGAGACTGCTCACGGAGAAATTACGGAAATGTTTGCACGCAGAGTGGAACAAACAATTCTTCGTGAACCCGCATATTGGTTCTGGTCTCATAAACGATGGAAACATAAACCTCAAAATAAGGAATAA
- the ltrA gene encoding group II intron reverse transcriptase/maturase, with protein MQNAKPYEISKYLIMEAFQRVKANHGSAGIDGVSIIDFEKNLKDNLYKIWNRMSSGCYFPPSVKLVEIPKPNGDKRPLGIPTVGDRVAQMAAVMIIEPQIEPCFHENSYAYRPKRSAHDAIAKARERCWKYDWVLDMDISKFFDTIDHELLMKAVKLHTDSQWVLLYIERWLKVPYELKDGSRIERDKGVPQGSVIGPVLANLFLHYVFDMWMNRYHSNVPFERYADDTICHCSTRAQAEALKVSVQQRFAECKLALNEDKTRIVYCKDNRRKENHEVISFDFLGYTFRPRKAVDKNGISFTGYLPAISNKSMKRIREKIRSWQLKRHTFHKLETIAEKINPVLRGWIIYYGKFYPTRLKILLEEVNRLLARWVTAKYKRYRGKLRRAFYWLGNISEKEKSLFYHWAWGVTPT; from the coding sequence ATGCAAAATGCAAAACCTTATGAGATTTCTAAGTATTTAATTATGGAAGCTTTCCAGAGAGTGAAAGCAAACCATGGGAGTGCGGGAATAGATGGTGTATCGATTATTGACTTTGAGAAAAATCTTAAAGACAATCTTTATAAAATCTGGAACCGCATGAGTTCGGGGTGTTACTTCCCTCCGTCGGTAAAACTGGTAGAAATACCAAAGCCGAATGGAGACAAGCGTCCGTTAGGTATACCAACCGTTGGAGATAGAGTCGCTCAAATGGCAGCTGTTATGATTATTGAGCCGCAAATAGAGCCTTGTTTTCATGAGAATTCGTATGCCTATCGGCCAAAGCGTTCCGCACACGATGCTATTGCCAAAGCTCGTGAGCGCTGCTGGAAGTATGACTGGGTGCTAGACATGGATATAAGCAAGTTCTTTGATACGATTGATCATGAGCTATTAATGAAAGCTGTTAAATTACACACGGACTCTCAGTGGGTATTGCTTTATATTGAGCGTTGGTTGAAAGTACCTTATGAACTTAAAGATGGTAGTCGGATAGAGCGAGACAAAGGTGTTCCGCAAGGTTCAGTTATCGGTCCTGTTCTAGCCAACTTATTTCTGCATTATGTCTTCGACATGTGGATGAACAGATATCATTCGAATGTTCCTTTTGAACGTTATGCGGATGATACTATCTGTCATTGTTCTACAAGAGCCCAGGCCGAAGCACTGAAAGTCTCCGTTCAACAAAGATTTGCCGAATGCAAATTAGCCTTGAATGAAGATAAAACAAGGATTGTTTACTGTAAAGACAACCGTAGGAAAGAGAACCATGAAGTTATTTCGTTTGATTTCCTTGGATATACCTTTCGTCCCCGCAAAGCGGTGGATAAGAACGGTATATCATTTACAGGCTATCTGCCTGCAATCAGCAACAAATCAATGAAGCGTATTCGTGAAAAGATACGTAGTTGGCAGCTTAAGAGACACACGTTTCATAAGTTAGAAACAATTGCAGAAAAGATTAATCCAGTGCTTCGTGGATGGATAATCTATTATGGGAAGTTCTATCCAACCCGACTCAAAATCCTTTTAGAAGAAGTGAATCGACTCTTAGCCAGATGGGTAACGGCCAAATATAAGCGCTATCGTGGAAAACTGCGTCGAGCTTTTTACTGGTTGGGGAACATCTCTGAAAAGGAGAAAAGCCTATTCTATCATTGGGCATGGGGCGTTACACCAACATAA
- a CDS encoding transglutaminase domain-containing protein, with protein MRIFVCILFFVWGASTTNAQITMDEVKQYFTEQSCLVKQAREAKDYQKAEELDYAMIKAVLSYPEEIRKKIDLIKGTLYYNIACYHSIRNDKKTAVEAFAKAVENGWTNYIHSSKDADLNNIREEKRFIELMDKIRIESDFKNILKQAANYSAKDDFLLPRFTYSPPNDSDLVRVRNYFNLDSIAGNGDEISRIKNMLHWAHNVVRHDGRSINPKSKNAIDLVEVCRKENRGINCRMIAVMLNECYLSMGFKSRYVICLPKKYVDDCHVINMVYSNTLNKWILMDPTFNAYVMDEKGTMLGIAEVRERLISGAPLQINEDANWNNKKRETKEHYLDYYMTKNLYRMECVLHSGYNTETQIEGKPSPFTVLLYPSSAPEINDKQAGVTDNAEYFWQPPEK; from the coding sequence ATGAGAATATTTGTCTGCATATTGTTTTTTGTCTGGGGTGCATCTACTACAAATGCACAGATCACGATGGATGAGGTAAAACAGTACTTCACTGAACAAAGCTGTTTGGTAAAACAAGCCAGAGAAGCAAAAGATTATCAAAAGGCCGAAGAGCTTGATTATGCCATGATAAAGGCAGTACTCTCCTACCCCGAAGAGATAAGAAAAAAGATTGATCTCATAAAAGGTACTCTTTATTATAACATTGCATGCTACCATTCTATTAGGAATGATAAGAAAACGGCTGTAGAGGCTTTTGCCAAAGCAGTGGAGAATGGATGGACAAACTACATTCACTCAAGCAAAGATGCAGACCTGAATAATATAAGGGAAGAGAAAAGGTTTATTGAACTGATGGATAAGATCCGGATAGAGAGTGATTTTAAAAACATTTTAAAACAGGCAGCCAACTATTCTGCCAAGGACGATTTTCTATTGCCAAGGTTTACTTATTCACCGCCCAACGATTCTGATTTGGTAAGGGTACGTAATTATTTCAATCTGGATAGTATTGCCGGGAATGGGGATGAAATTTCAAGAATAAAGAATATGCTTCATTGGGCACATAATGTAGTGCGTCACGATGGACGTTCCATAAATCCGAAATCAAAGAATGCAATTGACCTGGTTGAGGTTTGCAGAAAAGAGAACCGGGGGATTAACTGCCGTATGATAGCTGTGATGCTGAATGAATGCTACCTGTCAATGGGATTCAAATCACGTTATGTTATCTGTTTACCTAAGAAATATGTAGATGATTGTCATGTTATAAACATGGTTTATTCAAACACATTAAATAAATGGATATTGATGGACCCAACATTCAATGCTTATGTGATGGATGAAAAAGGGACAATGCTGGGCATTGCCGAGGTGCGCGAAAGGTTGATAAGCGGTGCTCCCCTCCAGATTAACGAGGATGCAAACTGGAATAATAAAAAGAGGGAAACAAAAGAACACTATCTTGATTATTACATGACCAAGAATCTTTATAGAATGGAGTGTGTTCTTCATAGCGGATATAATACGGAAACGCAGATAGAAGGAAAGCCCTCTCCTTTTACTGTTTTGCTATACCCTTCCTCTGCTCCTGAAATAAATGATAAGCAGGCAGGAGTTACAGACAATGCTGAATACTTTTGGCAGCCTCCGGAAAAATAA